AATTTCAGTAATCAgtagagaaaaaaacaacaacaacacatcaAGTAACAGCTgttatgtaaatgcattaataaactTTGTAGGACATTAGACGTATTCAACTGTGTGCTAGCTGCATTAAACTGTATTGTATGTccttcgtttttttttttttttagattattctTGCATTTTGtaacagaaatattattatatttaatgtatatttaatattttctatattaaaataacaacttaactacatttttacaGCTAAGGCCACTGCCATTTTAAATGCGTTTCCACATGCCATTGCAGTGGTCAGGTGGTACAAATCGGACCTTGTAATTTGAATTCGGACCAAGTTTTACAAGAACGCGAACACTTTTTATAAGATGGAACCTCATTAACTGCAGTTTTGACATGTGAACATGCCTTTAGAGAAACTCATGGGTGCTTAAAAGAACAGATCAccgaaaaattaaaattttctggAAATTTACTCGCACTtaggctatccaagatgtagatgagtttgtttctttatcaaaacagatttggaaaaattttgcattacatcacttgctcaccaatggattctctgcaaagtccaaacagctgataaaaacatcacaataatccacacgactccagtccatcagttaatatcttgcaaagtgaaaagctgtgtttgcAAGAAATACAAACACATCAATAAGTCCTTtctctgacagcacccattcactgcagaggatgcaCTGGTGAGCagtgatgtaatgttaaatCATTTCTTTAAAGGCAACAAATTTATCTTATTTACTTCATACCTGGTCTTATTGTTCAGTTTATTAGTGCATATTATTTCTAATAAAGAAAAAACTGTCTGTGTAATCTTGTTCTTTCACTGAAGTAAAGGTAGCAAATGTTAGCttataaaacggatagttccggtccttgattctgattggttgagccacaTTCGAAGCCGTTGTAAATTACACTACAAACCTACACCTTTGTTTACTCCGCTTCGCGTCGTGCCTAACAACGCCCCTTAGcagttataaattcactgtaaactacggcttcttggggcttattgctttattttaataCCACACCTAGAATTGCTATAGTCATCCTCACCCGCTATCACAGGGTGGTCTTCTAGAGGCCAGTAAAATGAAGTCCTGATATTTTCCTCCTTTACTGACCGAAGGAGTAACAACTTGATAGATGAAATCATCCTCATCAACCCTAAGGAGCAGCTTACACAAACTGCACAAAGcaatacaaaaaatgtaaaggTCAGTTTGAACTGGCATTtggatttacatttttgtataatggatatttcaaaatgatatacaGTATGATCATGTAACAGACAAAAGGGTTTACATGTACAGATATGACCAACTTACTTATGTAACATTGGTAATAACAGTGCTCACAATGGCCATATCAGGTATGTGCATGCATAATTCCAAAATAATGAGGAACTGATGAagaaattttaatttgtatttgtaaaaaAGGTTTGATAAATTTCCAGTATTTGATTTTggtgtctttttttgttttaaaactcaGGTTTGAGTCTTAATGACCTGATAGACTAAAGAATTAAAAAAGAATTTGGTTTTGTGCAACCGTACTTGAAAACTGAGAATATTACAGTCTGAACTAGTTATAACTTTGTCTACAGTCTGATGTccttgcttttaaaaaaaattgtctaaaTAGCTGACTTGCATATTGCCAAACGACGTAATATTTCTTGAGAGTTAGTCGAATCTATGGTCACAAGGGCACCCAAAACTCGTAACAATCACAATTTCTTCTCTATCGAGCTCAAATTTATCGTTGTTATCCGTTGTTATCCAACATGATCTTGTTCACTTCTAATCCCTAAACTTTTCTCTGCAAATGTTCCATACCTTCTTTTGTTTCAATTAGCAATGTTGTGTCATCAGTTTATCAGTCTTCACCCTACCCATATGTTATCCTCCCCTAGCCTTTTGGAATATGGCTTTAGCATACAGATTGAACAAGTATGGTGACAAGATGCAGCCCTGTCATAAACCTTTTCAAAACCGAAAACCAATTTATGTCTCCATAATTCATCTGAACCGTTATTTCtagtttttgaataaaaaagcaTTACATTTATTACTTTTGAGCGAATAAGCATGACATTTATCTCTGGCCTTCCCTATTCCATTTGTAATTAAAAGAGTCTGTACAGTAGCTAATAATACTGTGGTAGGTATAGTGTCTCACGTATAGTGTTGGTCCCATTCATGTCTGCGACTGAGATCTGAGAGGAGGATGAAGGCTCTTTGTGCTGGGATTTCCATCTCAAACTCCACCCTGAAACACAGACTCTGACTCTCCTCCACTGTATACAGGCTCACCTGCCCAGTGCAAGACAAGGTATCTAATGTTAAAGTGTGAACTCTATAATGTGACATATGAAGAATAGTGCTTACATTGTTCTTCTTTGAGCTGAGGTCCCAGTTGTTTTTGGCTGCAAGCATCTTCAAGGCAGACACATTATTGTAGCTCAGATACACCTGAAAGTGAGAATTGCCTTACAAAAAACATTGCTTTCATCTCTTTTACACATTATCAGTCATTTTGCTCAAAAGGAGATGTGAGTGAAACACTGTAAACTCTATgagtaaattatataaatagtaaatatCTGATTACTACTGAAATAGTACTATAGCAGTGTACAACCATTTCTTAATGCCagtcacatttacataattCTGCATATCTTGTCtgttttttatctttattttggATGTCTATCCTgatatattagttttttttacacGTAAGCCCTATTCGTGCCACAAGTTTGGACCTTGCAATGGTAAACAGACGTTTGGATAACATGTATTTTCTGAAGAAGGGAAAATTACCTGGTTACTGGTGTCCCATGGGACAGAAAGTGGCACCTCAGTCTGCTTGCATGAGATGATGTACTTCCTGAGTAGAAACAAAGGCCAGATGATCAAATCATGTTTTTGAGAGAAATTGAACAACAGGCAATACAGCTAAATGATGCTCAGGAAAAATTCTATATTACTTTATATCatttcaatattaatttaattattccattaaataattgtattagtTTTTGATTAGATTTTAGATTTGTAAATAGATTTTGGaagtttaatattattttagaatttgttttagaaataatatttctagcatatcaaaataaatactTCAAAACTAAgcctaataagaaatatatatatgtatctaTAATGTcgatctacttttttttttagcagtgacaCACATTGACAGTGCCATCTGTGGGTGAGCTGAAGGTTTTGCAGTCTAGCCAACTCTTCTCACATGGTTTTGTGAGGTTATAAACTGGAGCTTTTGTTACGAATCAACCAGCACCAGTTTTGCTACCTATCAAGACGAATCTTCTTCCTGGCAAGGGCCTCCTGATATCTCCTCTGTCCCTCCTGTCAGAAAATTCAGAATAGTATTCAAAATTCAGATTTTACAAAATCCAGTTTACTTTAACAATCAAGTGAGCATTGGCATGAATGTTTGCACTATGAACACCAAATCTAGACTCTTCACCTGAGGTTCAGGTTTTATGGGGGGCAGTTGGCGTGGCCTTCCTTTCTCATCCAGCACCTCAAATGTCATGAAGGCACTGTTAATATGCCTCAGAGGTTCATCTCCGTGATAGGCTTCTGCACAGACACCAACCTCCATACTAAAAAACCAGAGATACTGCCAATGAGCTGTATGACATCATCACTGTGTAATCATTCAAATCTAAATACATCTTTTAGATACTGATAGATAGATTATATAAGCCCACCTGTTCTTGAATGTGTTATTGACAATGGCCTTTAGAACCAAACGATCTCCAACCTGGGAAGGGCCTCTAAAGTGAAACATGTCTATAGCCCTCAGAGTTGGATGAGCATTGCATAAACGactaaaaaatggaaaaaaaagagaaagccaGTCTCATGtgtctttagttttttttattcataataagaCCATCACAAGACACAAGATGTTTTCTGTCCTGTGCTGACATTATATAAACATGAAGATATTGTTGGATTAAATTTGCTACTTGTCTAGTTCTTTTCAGGTTGTATTGGGGAGACTTTCTTATTATAGATACAacaaaatgatgtaaaaaacaaatccataacaggtccataatccataacagtGCTTCCTCCATttaaaaagtccatcccctgttgttctctcaaatcaaaatccaccaacatatttgtttaaatgtattcTGGACTGGTTTTAAATGGTGTTTGATCTGTGATGTCTTTTGATTCAGACAGCACgatttttttcactggagaatgcaatatttttggatagattttagccagaagcaagttgaagttaaaaacatcttaaatgatggatttgttttacaaacacacagatgttttgcttctcaagacattaattgttggactggagttgtgtggattatttgtggattaatgtgaaatttttatcagctatttgaattctcattctgacagcacccattcactgcagagaatccacttgtgagcaagtgatgtaatgctaaatttctccaaatctcttcagatgaagaaacaaacttatctacatctCGGTTGGCCTAAgtatgagtacattttcatttttgggtgaaccattcctttaattGTGTATATTTTAGGAGTACATAGCCAGGGGCAGACTTAACCAATAGGCgaggtaagcggccgcttagggccctggggaatcagggggccccgTCTGATATTCGCCAAAACATATTTGGCAAATGCACCAGTATGTATTTGTGTTATGGAGAGCATCAAATGTTCACTCACCACTCAAAACGGCAAGTTTTTGTCAGGTCtggagattcattgtgcagagAGCTTATTAATGGAACGTcgtgagatcgcgatgaactgaagtgagtgacagcttttagtgATTATAGACGGAGCGCTCTTTGCGCGCATTCTTTGCTCGTCTCAGAACAGTtatattcacctcagtaaagaaattgtgtttcaagtcataattttatttgtcttgatgtttcaaaatgactctcttgtgTGCTTTTCCTAGGCGCGCCAGCACGAacaataaatgcaaatgaactaTAAACTCgaataaatgcacaaatgcaatgactggagattttcgcttaatagattatattttcgatttgtttctcgGCAAACCCTATCATATGCCTTAggaacacttggaatatggaacgagttgcatgggataatttttatgacattttaatccTTTTTGGAAAAAGATTGAAGAAATTTACAATTCAAAgtacaagcatttttttttttttttttgtcttttgttatccgaaaaaaataaagtagcttaatatggctttagaacagcatcaggttgaccaattatttaggctacttaagttgtgaaggggtaatagttacaataaataatagctATAGCTATAATGAGAGAGAGCTAGCGAGCAAAATAAGGGTTACacgtaaaagagcattatagtTATTTTGTTGTGGCCCCGTACCTgaaatttgcttagggcccccaaatcactAAGTCCGCCCCTGTACATACCATATAGATATACCTCAAAGCTAACACAGATGAACTAAATGGCACAAAATCTATGATTTCACTGTGTTTTTAAGAAAGCTGAAGTTTATGTTATATGCTTTAAGTAAACCTTTCTATATATGCTGTCATTACAGAAGTCTCTTTTGCGGCTTGTTTGTATTAACATTACAAACCTTGAACCCTGATCTATGGCAGGCAGAGGGTTAATAAAGGTAAATATTAACTGCTGTATAAAAATGCACTTTGCAAGtgagcagaaacacacacctgGCTGCAATGGTAGCGACATTTTCCATCCAGGCCATAATCTGGCCTCCGAATGTGTTGACCTGGTGATTGGCATGAGGAGGAAGTACCAGCTCGACACTTTCCACTCTTGTTCTTTCTGTCGGCAAAGCCACATCTTCATAATGGTTCTCTGCCtcacaaacaataaaacatctccTCAAGATGCTAAACAGATGCTTGGAGAAAACTAAATGATTGTCTAGAACAGGTGCAATAGCTTAGAGATAGTTCactctaaaaatgaaaattctgtcaccatttactcaactttatgttgttccaaacctgtatgattttgttCTGCTGAATGACTATCTTCTCTATGACTCTCTTCATACAAAAAAGTGGGGATTCTACagtaaatatcttcttttgttttccacagaaagttattcagatttaaatacatgagggtgagtaaacgatgacagattttacatttttggatgaaataaGTAACTCACTTTGTCTGAGATATTATCACATGTGCATATGCATTCAGTCTGTGAGCCTTAGCGTAATGTTTGCACAAAGCCTTTTGTCTTTCCCAAAGTGTCTTTACCAAAGGGAAGTGCCTCCACCACTTAAGACACTTACCCTCACTGATACTTCTCTGGAAGGTCTTGTTGTTGAGCAAGTCCTGCATGATGTCGTGGTGAATGAGTCTCATCCTCCTCCTCTCAGCTGCTAAACTGTGCTCCACCTGTTCTTGGTGTGTGCAGGGCACAACCTGCCTCAGCTGCACCTGCAGTTACAGTCCCAACAGATTTCTTATCTACAAATTGCCTGAATTATTGATAACTGGTTTAAAAATGAGTGCAGAGTAAAGGTGCATTTAGATGCTTTAGATGCATTTAGTGCAGAAAGCAACTGTATCTGCCTTGTTTATTTGCATGCCATTTgccttgtttccttatttgcaGTGTTTCCTTATTTCCACAGCTATAACAAAAAGGTCAAATCAGTTTGTAAAACTTGTTTTTCCCCATTGACTAGATATAAGTGAGCATaacatattaataaacattattattataagcatTCCTATGGCATTGTTTTCTCATACCTTGTTTGCATCTGTGCGTTTGGCGACAAATGCAGCAAAAGCCTGACACACTCTCCAATGACGACCACTGTACAGGTCCTCACAGCTCACCTCTATCCCCacctcacacacaaacaccaatACATACATGAATAATTGCCATtctacatattttatttcttcaaaTAAATATGAAGTGAATTCAAAATGGTTCTCTATCATCAacagtacactctcagaaataaaggtacaaaagctgtcactggggcgataccttttcaaaatgtacacttttgtacctattaggttcaaatacgtacactttaagtactaatatgtacctttaaggtaccaaaatggaccctttaggtacaaacatgtatcttttgaaaaggtaccgccccagtgacagcttttgtacctttatttctgagagtgtactcTAACACAGTACTCTAATAATTCTAATTCAGTACTCTTAATAGGAGGCAGGAAAAAGATCTCCAGTTAACATAAAGTAAATATTCTGCAGATATGTTAAGGATTCACTTTAATCAAAGTCCATTTGTTTTACTTTGAAAACCATGTTGAATTATCATATTTAGGGGTCCTTGGCATCCAGAGGTCTGAAAACCTCAGTGTTACATAACAGTAGAAACCACTCCAAAAACATCTGTAGGTCGTAGTAGAGTAACCtttggtaaaataaaataaagtgagaCTATTTCATATTATAATGTAAAGTGTGGCTATTACCTCCATGCTTGAGTTGAAGGCCCTGTTGACTTTGGCCTTAATGTTGACCACTTGTCCAACACTGAAAAATATATGTGTATTTCAAATGTAAGTGATAATGACAGTAGCTTATGATATATTAGAGACTGTTTTCCATTGGGCTTATATTACTGAGACTCTCCTCTCTAATCAAAGTTACATTTGATTGGTGCTGTGTTATTCTAACAGACTGACAGACTGGAGTAATTAACAGATAATAGTAGTTTAACAGAACAATTAACCAGACAGAACTGCCAGTACTCCCTAAGGGCGAAATTACATTCTGGTTAGGATGTTTTTCAAAAGACACTGAGATGTGGCtctaattatcaaaaatataaataatatttcttttgTACCCAATGGTGTGCTCAAAGTAGATGTCATCAACAGAAGCTGTCACACAGGGGCATCCAGCATGTCTCTCAGCTGGAATGGAAGCAGATCAAATAAGACATCTTGACACTAATGAATCTCACaccatttttaaaagatttgcCTGTTTATGACTGACAGGTAATGTGCAAGGAATACTGTATTTGCCCCTTTCTTGATTTCTTCTGTTTAAGTGTAGGCTATATCTCACGCTAAACTGAttcagaaatgaaaacaaaacctAACATAAAGCAAAGGCAACCTGagtaaacacaaaacacaattttctttcaattataatgttatttagtAAAGCACAATCGACCCTATTTAGGGAAGGCAGCATCGTGGCTTGAGAGAGGAGAAAGCAAACAGAATGCTCCCCGTCACTTGTGCAGTATATTGTTCTTGGCTAGCATCAACCCAGTTTTGAGTATTGTGATTTTGAAAGTTGTTTCTATTTTTTGTATTGACTCtcatttttttgtctgtttaggAAGTTTAGTTATTTGTGTTGTTATGTATCCATATTACTTTTGCTCTGCCTTTGGACTTATTTGGGAAAATGAAAGTCTCATCATCAATAAGATCAAGCCTCCATGTCTCATAATGTGCCACAACATCACCCTCATGACACCTGAATACAGCCTAACACAGCCCTGCTcagttaatacatttttcaacaGAACTTTTTCAACAGCATGACGTTGGCTAAAAGGCCTTACCCAGTAATACACTATGCCAACTGTGAAAGAAATTCCAGAAATGATGAGGAAGAAAGTGAGTGAAATACGTTAGCCTGGGACCGGTTACAAAGCTAAGGCTCTTGGACTCCTAAGAACCCAAGCAAGAGCCATTATCTTCAGATGGGAAAAAAATGGCACAGTAGCAAACCTTCCCAGAAGTGGCTAACCTTCCAATATTCCTCCAAGACCACCGCAAAGACTCATCTTGGAAGTCACAAAAGATTCAAGGACAGCACTGAAGGAACTCCATGCCTTTCTTGCATCAGTAAAGGTCACTGTTCATGACTCCACCATCCGAAAGACACAGGCCACTGCTCACCCAGAAGAGCATTAAAACTCATCTGAATTTTGCCAAGACACACCTTAATGATCCTCAAACCTTTTGGGAGAATATTTTGAGGGCTAATGAGCTGGAAGTAGAACTGTTTGGAAGACAGGGGTCCATAGGGTAAACACCAAAAAGACCATCATACCAATGGTCAAGCATGGTAGTGACCAAGGACGGATAAACACATGCGCCTATCGGGCCCCTGCAATTCAACATCAGCCCCAGGGCTCTAGACTCATTCTTCCCACTGGTCGCACTTTTGCGACTAACTTTCTCAGTTGGTCGCACAGCACATAATTTGGTcacaatttgttttttgtttttttgctacaacatttgattaatcagtgcatgctgatgaacttttatcatagtttatagttatatggtaacgaaagtgttcaacattcaacccattcactttcatcagtattatttgtgatttaaattttGTGAACAGGAATTCCTTTTTTCGTGcgctttcactttcaaattcgCGATCTTGGTgtcacgttttacaagaaaagataattgtctgttttgcttatatctacacctttcactttttaagactaaaacaaaagatggattcattgttattcttaattaaaaagcacaacaacaataaaacagtaggctacaatgacaaactagcttgcataacatttattaacaaaaacgaaTAAGACGAGACAGGGGCGTCGCTAGTGGGGGGAAAAGGGTGACAGAGTACATAGGGCCCAGAGGTCTGGGGGGCCCACGATCGACTACTGGCCATAGGGAACACCGGGACATTCCATTCAAATAGTGAGCCGATCGCCGAAACGAAGGAGACCTCCCCGATATTAGGCGCTGTTTTTAAATTACAGCGCATGCGAAACCGCATAAAGCATACTCCAAAAGCGCGAAGCAGCGCCATCCGCCAGCCGCGCGTCAAAGCAGAGCGGGATCAGTCTCCCGTACAGCGCCGTGCTTCTGCCACGATTTATAAGAGATAAACAGCGCAAGTCGCTTGTCAATTCAGATTTTTCAGAATTGTTATACAGTCATGTGATATGAGAAAGGTTAGTGATTCTGGCTGAAAACAGCCACGACAATGAGGTATATTGGAAAACGCTTAGGCTTGTCAATTCAGCACCATAGTAATTTAACTTGAAGTTATTAACACTGTATAAATAGCCTATGTGTtggcagaaatgtatttattatgttattgtTAGATATTGGGGAATAtgctattttaatttcatagaAGCTGTTTTGTAGTTTCttcatgtttagttttttttaaactacaaattttatagtttattaGCCTATTAGGCTACTTATTTTAAAAGCCATATAATGAGGACCATGGTTTTGCTTCTTGTGACCACCATCCTACTAGTCAGTTAAACTCTGGATACTTCTTTCTTTTTAGATGTTTAGttctaattaattttcatttaagtaaAATGGTAATTCAATAAGGGCCTGATTAAAGATAAATATCTTATAAATATCTTAAAAAATCaacatcatgtcattccaaacctgtatgaatttctttcgtCTGTGGAACATCATTTGAGAAATTCAAGaaatttttgtccatacagtagaaatcaagggtaaccaaaatggtttggtaacattctacaaaattttcttttgtgttcaacagaagaaagtcatttggaacgacatgagggtgagggtGAAGCTTTTCTAtgtgacaaaaatgcattattaagttTGCTGCATTTGTCATGAATTCAGTAATATCTATCGTTTCTGTCCtgtgttatttattcatttatttactctaATTGAAGGCCCTATGACCCATCACCCCAAatgttatttgacattttacgATTAAATGTCTAGAGTCCTGTCTAGAGCCCTGCCCCCAAACCAACTCCCTGCACACACACCCCAGAATGCGAATTTAACCTACAGGGGGGAGAaattacaaactgtatgtgtttACTTTGGTTGCCTTTGTTCTATGTTGCAATTTGTATGAGGATCTAAaacaatatacataaaaaataacaaatcagtATGGGGAAAATAGATTTTCCCAGTACTGTGTAAGAAATGTACCTAATAATTTATCCCACATTGCAATATTTCAAGTAATGTTCTCACATTTTAGAACATACTCCATGCAGTCACACATCTAGTTTATATTTGCTCTAGTTTTGCTTAGTCACTGCAATCAAGTCCTCAGAATTATACTAACACTCATATCCTTATAGAGTGTTTTGGAGCCTTTACAATGCAGGTTAAAGGTACTTTGTGTCATTCATTGTGCAAACTCACCAGACAGACATGCTGTGCAGTCCATCCATTTGAGCAGCTGTCCGATGCTCAGCTCTCCGCAGTGGTTGGCATGGCAGGGCAGCACTATCTGGCTCATCTTCACCTCTGAAGGGTTGCGATGCTGTCCTTCATCCTCCAGCTGAAGGTTATGCAGATTCTCCTTATGATGGGATTCTGATGCCATACTGATAGGCTGAAGATTCAGCAGCTGAGAGCAAATAATATTCAATGCTAATATTAGAAATTGGAGTTTTTCTTTGAATACAGCAGTCCCATAAAGGACAATTTAGCCTCACTTAAAATGTGTGAAGGTCATTGTATCAGATAACTAGAAACTGAACAAGTAATTTTCATCTTAATTTTGAGATTAAATCTTGAatctactttctttttttttttttttgaaaagttttatgTAGATAATGGAGgcctaaaaatacattttgcatcCAAAATTctcacaaaacaaataaaatgcacttttacatCGTCTAAAACACTGACTAGACCTAGGtccactttttaaaatattttttattattttattatctgtattattattattttttttaattattattattattttacattttaaatgcatttgccGGCAAACTAAACATCACGAGGTATGATTGTGAATTTTACCACATGTAATTGCACATCACGTTGTACTTTCAGTCTGGTAACTACTTATTATTACTGTTGAATATTGCGCAACCTTCAGTAACCTCTGTGACACTCCTTAAcgttaacattttaatgacaaaatctTCAATACATTCCTGTGCCAATAAGATTTGTCTACAAATTTATTTCAACATATGAATAGATGTTATGTGCACTTGCGTTTCTGTGCAGCGCGTTTACAATGAAGTGAAAAGACGTGCAGTTATTGAATGAGTATGTAGAACAGCATCGAAAACAAGTTTAAGCGGCGACGTGGTTTGATGTTTTGTTATAAAGTATCATTCACGCCCTTACCGCGATCTGCCTAGACAGTCTGGTTAGATTCAACACAGCAAACTTTCTCGCAAGACTATAACTCCAATCACAGACTCAAGCGTTCACGGAAGATCTTCACGCATGGGAAGTCAGCAAAAATACCTCTTCAGTCGCGCGCATATAGTGTTCACTAACAAGTTGCCTAACTAAGACTCCGCCCCGTGTCTCATGTTTACATATATTCTGTAAAGTTCACAACACTCTTCTTAGGATACTTATTTTAGGATCTTTCtcacattaaaaacaacaacacaggCTACTTCAAACATAACAATCGTGTTTGCAAACAGCACGGGATGTTTTAACACCTGCCGTTTATCGCTTAATTTGTTATCCGACAGGTGGCGCAACAAGTCTTTAAAAGCACAGGACAGCGCTTCAAATAGAGTCAAGAGTTAACGAAGTTTTGTTAGCATTACTG
This portion of the Onychostoma macrolepis isolate SWU-2019 chromosome 02, ASM1243209v1, whole genome shotgun sequence genome encodes:
- the acot11a gene encoding acyl-coenzyme A thioesterase 11 isoform X2 — protein: MASESHHKENLHNLQLEDEGQHRNPSEVKMSQIVLPCHANHCGELSIGQLLKWMDCTACLSAERHAGCPCVTASVDDIYFEHTIGVGQVVNIKAKVNRAFNSSMEVGIEVSCEDLYSGRHWRVCQAFAAFVAKRTDANKVQLRQVVPCTHQEQVEHSLAAERRRMRLIHHDIMQDLLNNKTFQRSISEERTRVESVELVLPPHANHQVNTFGGQIMAWMENVATIAASRLCNAHPTLRAIDMFHFRGPSQVGDRLVLKAIVNNTFKNSMEVGVCAEAYHGDEPLRHINSAFMTFEVLDEKGRPRQLPPIKPEPQEGQRRYQEALARKKIRLDRKYIISCKQTEVPLSVPWDTSNQVYLSYNNVSALKMLAAKNNWDLSSKKNNVSLYTVEESQSLCFRVEFEMEIPAQRAFILLSDLSRRHEWDQHYTLCKLLLRVDEDDFIYQVVTPSVSKGGKYQDFILLASRRPPCDSGDPYVIALRSVALPSHPPTEEFHRGEVVCAGFTIYEVSKSVSKISYYNQASPEVLPYISTDIAGLSSSFYSIFCACRQYLLDNIISTSAFTPSVL
- the acot11a gene encoding acyl-coenzyme A thioesterase 11 isoform X1, coding for MASESHHKENLHNLQLEDEGQHRNPSEVKMSQIVLPCHANHCGELSIGQLLKWMDCTACLSAERHAGCPCVTASVDDIYFEHTIGVGQVVNIKAKVNRAFNSSMEVGIEVSCEDLYSGRHWRVCQAFAAFVAKRTDANKVQLRQVVPCTHQEQVEHSLAAERRRMRLIHHDIMQDLLNNKTFQRSISEENHYEDVALPTERTRVESVELVLPPHANHQVNTFGGQIMAWMENVATIAASRLCNAHPTLRAIDMFHFRGPSQVGDRLVLKAIVNNTFKNSMEVGVCAEAYHGDEPLRHINSAFMTFEVLDEKGRPRQLPPIKPEPQEGQRRYQEALARKKIRLDRKYIISCKQTEVPLSVPWDTSNQVYLSYNNVSALKMLAAKNNWDLSSKKNNVSLYTVEESQSLCFRVEFEMEIPAQRAFILLSDLSRRHEWDQHYTLCKLLLRVDEDDFIYQVVTPSVSKGGKYQDFILLASRRPPCDSGDPYVIALRSVALPSHPPTEEFHRGEVVCAGFTIYEVSKSVSKISYYNQASPEVLPYISTDIAGLSSSFYSIFCACRQYLLDNIISTSAFTPSVL